The proteins below are encoded in one region of Campylobacter helveticus:
- a CDS encoding formyltransferase family protein: MKIALVTSPNQWFYKEALEFAKKLGADFFDSYEKVRGYELVFILSYHRIIPPNLLTHNKHNLVIHASKLPQGKGWSPMFHQILEGKNTIEFSLFEASAGVDSGDIYLQKTLKLRGNELYDELRQKQALFSLDLCEEFVKFYPNLKPQKQSGKESFYPKRSAKDSKLDIDKSLREQFNLLRICSNEEFPAFFYYEGKKFVLKIYEEI; encoded by the coding sequence GTGAAAATCGCTCTTGTTACTTCACCTAATCAGTGGTTTTATAAAGAGGCTTTGGAATTTGCTAAAAAACTTGGGGCAGATTTTTTTGACTCATATGAGAAAGTGAGGGGCTATGAGCTTGTTTTTATTTTATCTTACCATAGAATTATCCCGCCTAATTTACTCACTCACAACAAACACAACCTTGTCATCCACGCCTCTAAACTTCCGCAAGGAAAGGGCTGGTCGCCTATGTTTCATCAAATTTTGGAGGGGAAAAATACCATTGAATTTAGTCTTTTTGAGGCAAGTGCTGGGGTGGATAGTGGGGATATTTATCTTCAAAAAACGCTTAAGCTTAGAGGCAATGAACTTTACGATGAGTTAAGGCAAAAACAAGCTTTATTTAGTCTTGATCTTTGTGAGGAATTTGTAAAATTCTATCCAAATTTAAAGCCTCAAAAACAAAGCGGAAAAGAGAGTTTTTACCCTAAAAGAAGTGCTAAAGATAGTAAGCTTGACATAGATAAAAGTTTAAGAGAGCAGTTTAATCTTTTACGCATTTGCTCTAATGAGGAATTTCCAGCTTTTTTCTACTATGAGGGCAAAAAATTTGTGCTAAAGATTTATGAGGAAATTTAG
- the pseH gene encoding UDP-4-amino-4,6-dideoxy-N-acetyl-beta-L-altrosamine N-acetyltransferase: MISLKNFKALNQAELEEVLKWRNDKSVARFMKTQNISLKEHLDFVKRLKNDASKAYFVVLKDDESVGVIHLFDITPSSCEFGLYAKPGVKGVGADLMREIMRYAFENLKVQKLKACVLKTNEKALNLYLKSGFKIVNEDEKMFYVCKTRGGGGGSLPLRMAS; the protein is encoded by the coding sequence ATGATAAGCCTTAAGAATTTTAAAGCCTTAAATCAAGCCGAGCTTGAAGAGGTGCTAAAATGGCGTAATGATAAAAGTGTGGCGCGTTTTATGAAAACGCAAAATATAAGCTTAAAAGAACATTTAGATTTTGTAAAAAGGCTTAAAAATGACGCAAGTAAGGCGTATTTTGTAGTTTTGAAAGATGATGAGAGTGTAGGTGTAATCCATCTATTTGACATTACGCCAAGCTCTTGTGAATTTGGACTTTATGCAAAACCGGGTGTTAAAGGCGTGGGGGCGGATTTAATGCGTGAAATAATGCGTTATGCTTTTGAAAATTTAAAGGTGCAAAAGCTTAAGGCTTGTGTGCTTAAGACAAATGAAAAGGCTTTAAATTTATATCTTAAAAGCGGATTTAAAATTGTTAATGAGGACGAAAAAATGTTTTATGTTTGTAAAACACGGGGGGGGGGGGGGGGTAGCCTTCCGTTAAGGATGGCTTCGTGA
- the pseG gene encoding UDP-2,4-diacetamido-2,4,6-trideoxy-beta-L-altropyranose hydrolase gives MKILIRADSSFKIGHGHIQRCLILAKQYERLGHEVSFACLELEGNIIGKIPNEVFLLESSSLNELCSLIEDEGFTLLVIDNYAFSEQDERAIKAMCEVQILSFDDEIKPHFCDILLNVNAYAKPALYKNLVPLNCELRCGFSYALIREEFYEEAKKKRKKIWDIFICMGGTDSKNFSAKIALDFPKSFKILIATTSANKNLKALKHLAQNSPNISLAVDLEHFAKAMNESKKLIIQASSLVSEALLLKANFKAICTHKNQEKIAKWLLEKDYEVEYR, from the coding sequence ATGAAAATTCTCATTCGTGCGGATAGTTCTTTTAAAATAGGACACGGGCATATACAGCGTTGTCTTATTTTAGCCAAGCAGTATGAAAGGCTGGGACACGAGGTAAGCTTTGCGTGTTTGGAGCTTGAGGGTAATATCATAGGAAAAATTCCTAATGAGGTTTTTTTGCTTGAAAGTTCAAGTTTAAATGAGCTTTGCTCTCTTATCGAGGATGAGGGTTTTACGCTTTTGGTCATTGATAATTATGCTTTTAGTGAGCAAGATGAAAGGGCGATTAAGGCGATGTGTGAGGTGCAAATTTTGAGCTTTGATGATGAGATAAAGCCGCATTTTTGCGATATTTTGCTTAATGTCAATGCCTATGCCAAACCTGCCCTTTATAAGAATTTAGTTCCGCTTAATTGTGAGCTTAGATGTGGATTTTCTTACGCTTTGATAAGGGAGGAATTTTACGAAGAGGCGAAGAAAAAGCGTAAGAAAATTTGGGATATTTTCATTTGTATGGGTGGCACGGATTCTAAAAATTTCTCTGCTAAAATCGCTCTAGATTTCCCTAAAAGTTTTAAAATTTTAATCGCCACCACAAGTGCAAATAAAAATTTAAAAGCCTTAAAACATTTAGCACAAAATTCGCCAAACATTAGTCTAGCTGTGGATTTGGAGCATTTTGCTAAGGCGATGAACGAGAGTAAAAAACTTATCATTCAAGCTTCTAGCCTTGTCAGTGAAGCCTTACTTTTAAAGGCAAATTTCAAAGCCATTTGCACACATAAAAATCAAGAAAAAATAGCTAAGTGGCTTTTGGAAAAAGACTATGAGGTTGAGTATCGATGA
- the pseF gene encoding pseudaminic acid cytidylyltransferase has protein sequence MKNLCIIPARGGSKRIPRKNIVDFCGKPLIAYSIKNALNSGVFESVVVSSDDEEILQVASNFGAKVLLRERELSDDYSSSTKVIQSVIQKIGKDYENICCLYATAPLINAKILQNAYEEFAKGAFKFLLSATEFDYPIQRAFCLDDEKRIHMFDESKYFARSQDLKKAYHDAGAFYFGKKTAWLEEDFIMFKPHSGVYLLPRNLVCDIDMPQDLEFAKRLFILNKDFNENSHSCG, from the coding sequence GTGAAAAATCTTTGCATTATCCCTGCTCGTGGGGGTTCTAAGAGAATTCCGCGTAAAAATATTGTTGATTTTTGTGGCAAACCTCTTATAGCTTATAGCATCAAAAATGCCTTAAATTCCGGTGTTTTTGAGAGCGTTGTGGTTTCTAGTGATGATGAGGAAATTTTGCAAGTTGCTTCAAATTTTGGTGCGAAGGTGCTTTTAAGAGAAAGGGAATTAAGCGATGATTATAGCTCAAGCACAAAGGTGATTCAAAGCGTGATTCAAAAAATTGGGAAAGATTATGAAAATATCTGCTGTCTTTACGCAACAGCCCCTTTAATCAACGCTAAAATTTTGCAAAATGCTTACGAGGAATTTGCAAAAGGTGCATTTAAATTTCTCTTAAGTGCTACGGAATTTGACTATCCTATCCAAAGGGCGTTTTGTTTGGATGATGAAAAAAGAATTCATATGTTTGATGAAAGTAAGTATTTTGCGCGTTCGCAGGATTTAAAAAAAGCGTATCACGATGCTGGGGCGTTTTATTTTGGTAAAAAAACGGCGTGGCTTGAAGAGGATTTTATTATGTTTAAGCCCCATTCTGGCGTATATTTGCTTCCTAGAAATTTGGTTTGTGATATTGATATGCCGCAAGATTTAGAATTTGCCAAAAGACTTTTTATTTTAAATAAGGATTTTAATGAAAATTCTCATTCGTGCGGATAG
- a CDS encoding (Fe-S)-binding protein: MDFAKFSQSCVKCGKCIPICTIHQIKRDEINSPRGFLDLLAAYKEGNLELDKEAKQVFESCFLCTNCVEVCPSHIRVDNAIEAVRYDIAKKFGIAWYKKLIFYFLRTRKALDIAAKFGFIFQSCAFSLQNSGMRAKFSLPFIKKGRLLPRFHHKSFLNQNAEFIDNGGEKSVGFFVGCLANYFYTDTANAVLKIAKELKINVDLMKGQVCCGAPHFFTGDFKSLEILAKKNVEYFEKKLESLEYIIVPEATCSAMLSVDLEHFFTMIKEEEWAKRAAKIAPKIKLATWYFYEKTPLLKLLQTKGKKEFVLTYHDPCHAKKMQGVFKEPRELLKANYRFVEMSDSNACCGFGGVSMQSDYYERALEVGLKKAKMIDESGARVVSAECSACRMQISNALSQNQSEAIFKSPLELIAEILE, from the coding sequence ATGGATTTTGCTAAATTTTCTCAAAGCTGCGTAAAATGTGGCAAATGTATTCCAATCTGCACGATACACCAAATAAAGCGTGATGAAATCAATTCTCCGCGTGGGTTTTTAGACCTTTTGGCTGCGTATAAAGAGGGAAATTTGGAGCTTGATAAGGAAGCGAAGCAAGTTTTTGAATCGTGTTTTTTATGCACGAATTGCGTGGAGGTTTGTCCTTCGCACATTAGGGTTGATAATGCCATTGAGGCGGTGCGTTACGATATAGCTAAGAAATTTGGCATAGCGTGGTATAAAAAGCTTATATTTTATTTTTTACGCACACGAAAAGCCCTTGATATAGCGGCGAAATTTGGTTTTATTTTTCAAAGTTGTGCGTTTTCTTTGCAAAATTCTGGTATGAGGGCGAAATTTTCTTTACCTTTCATCAAAAAAGGCAGACTTTTACCTCGTTTTCATCACAAAAGTTTTTTAAATCAAAATGCCGAATTTATCGATAATGGCGGAGAGAAAAGCGTGGGCTTTTTTGTGGGTTGTTTGGCAAATTATTTTTATACAGATACAGCTAATGCCGTGCTTAAAATCGCTAAAGAGTTAAAAATTAATGTGGATTTGATGAAGGGGCAGGTTTGCTGTGGAGCGCCGCATTTTTTTACGGGAGATTTTAAAAGCCTTGAAATTTTAGCAAAGAAAAATGTGGAGTATTTTGAAAAAAAACTTGAGAGTTTAGAGTATATCATCGTGCCTGAAGCGACTTGCTCGGCTATGCTTAGTGTGGATTTGGAGCATTTTTTCACAATGATAAAAGAAGAGGAGTGGGCGAAAAGAGCAGCGAAAATCGCCCCTAAAATTAAACTTGCGACTTGGTATTTTTATGAAAAAACGCCTCTTTTAAAGCTTTTGCAAACTAAGGGCAAGAAAGAATTTGTGCTGACTTACCACGACCCTTGCCACGCAAAAAAAATGCAAGGGGTGTTTAAAGAGCCAAGAGAACTTTTAAAGGCAAATTACCGCTTTGTTGAGATGAGTGATTCTAATGCTTGTTGTGGTTTTGGGGGTGTGAGTATGCAAAGTGATTATTATGAAAGGGCTTTAGAAGTGGGGCTTAAAAAAGCCAAGATGATAGATGAGAGCGGTGCTAGGGTAGTGAGTGCGGAATGTTCTGCTTGTAGAATGCAAATTTCAAATGCCTTAAGTCAAAATCAAAGCGAGGCGATTTTTAAAAGTCCGCTCGAGCTAATCGCTGAAATTTTGGAGTAG
- the hemN gene encoding oxygen-independent coproporphyrinogen III oxidase, with amino-acid sequence MKDYKAFVKYSKAGPRYTSYPTAVEFGTHFTYEEYLRCLKDSKRELSLYFHLPFCRSACYFCGCNVIYTAKEESKKRYLKYLFRELEILSTILDTQKNVVQMHFGGGTPTFFSAGDLENLILKIKSTFPNFDTKAEISCEIDPRFLDDAQADVMVRNGFNRVSFGVQDFDARVQKEIHRIQSFELTKEALLKMRSRGIKSVNIDLIYGLPFQNLQSFKQTLEKIILLNPDRLAIFNYAHVPWLKKNMRKFDENTLPSPDVKLQILEYSEKFLGQNHYKMIGMDHFAKEDDELFKALQDNTLHRNFQGYTTKGGVDLVGVGLTSIGEGQGHYAQNFKDLKSYEEAIERGILPFERGVLLSEDDKLRKAVIMALMANFKLDIRGIEREFGIDFRVYFKEDLKALEEYSEFVSIDEDFIRVNETGSMLIRNIAMCFDAYLKNISEDKKVFSKTL; translated from the coding sequence ATGAAAGATTATAAAGCCTTTGTGAAGTATTCTAAGGCTGGTCCGCGTTACACTTCTTACCCTACGGCTGTGGAATTTGGCACACATTTTACTTATGAAGAGTATTTAAGATGTTTAAAAGATTCTAAACGAGAGCTTTCTTTGTATTTTCATTTGCCTTTTTGTAGAAGTGCGTGTTATTTTTGTGGGTGTAATGTCATTTATACCGCAAAAGAGGAAAGTAAAAAACGCTATTTAAAATATCTTTTTAGAGAGCTTGAAATTTTAAGCACGATTTTAGACACACAAAAAAATGTCGTGCAAATGCATTTTGGAGGAGGCACACCGACCTTTTTTTCCGCTGGGGATTTAGAAAATTTAATTTTAAAAATCAAAAGCACTTTTCCAAATTTTGACACAAAAGCGGAAATTAGCTGTGAGATTGACCCGCGCTTTTTAGATGACGCCCAGGCGGATGTTATGGTGCGAAATGGTTTTAACCGCGTGAGTTTTGGGGTGCAAGATTTTGACGCAAGGGTGCAAAAAGAAATTCATAGGATTCAATCTTTCGAACTTACTAAAGAAGCCCTTTTGAAAATGCGAAGTAGGGGGATAAAGTCCGTTAATATCGACTTAATCTATGGCTTGCCTTTTCAAAATTTGCAAAGTTTTAAGCAAACTTTAGAAAAAATCATACTTTTAAATCCTGACCGCTTGGCTATTTTTAATTATGCTCATGTGCCTTGGCTTAAGAAAAATATGAGAAAATTTGACGAAAATACCCTGCCAAGCCCTGATGTAAAACTTCAAATTTTAGAGTATAGTGAGAAATTTTTAGGGCAGAATCATTACAAAATGATAGGAATGGACCATTTTGCTAAAGAAGATGATGAGCTTTTTAAGGCTTTACAGGATAATACCTTGCATAGGAATTTTCAAGGCTACACGACTAAGGGGGGAGTGGATTTAGTGGGCGTTGGGCTTACAAGTATCGGCGAGGGACAAGGGCATTATGCACAAAATTTTAAGGATTTAAAATCCTATGAAGAGGCGATTGAAAGGGGAATTTTACCTTTTGAAAGAGGGGTTTTATTAAGCGAAGATGACAAGCTTAGAAAGGCTGTAATTATGGCTTTGATGGCGAATTTTAAGCTTGACATTAGGGGGATTGAGCGCGAATTTGGGATTGATTTTAGGGTGTATTTTAAAGAAGATTTAAAAGCACTTGAAGAGTATAGCGAGTTTGTAAGCATTGATGAGGATTTTATAAGGGTCAATGAAACAGGTTCTATGCTGATAAGAAATATCGCAATGTGTTTTGATGCGTATTTAAAAAACATCAGTGAAGATAAAAAAGTATTTTCAAAGACGCTTTAA
- a CDS encoding DUF2603 domain-containing protein: MKEVKKSVEKKPKNAVAEINDFSKYLGMKKQDLTIFEMLPNEDKTTFNLRLKNSKLNRVEPWFIIDENKETHALISLRSLSNLLETIRKHQREIFELKLEKAIYQQMPVDFNDAWAVAMDTIEKTSQRTGVAEINMDLDRLMDELKRKYPNLFIDMNMMMESLQNERL; this comes from the coding sequence ATGAAAGAAGTGAAGAAAAGCGTAGAAAAAAAACCAAAAAATGCTGTGGCTGAGATTAATGATTTTAGCAAGTATTTAGGTATGAAAAAGCAGGATTTGACGATATTTGAAATGCTTCCTAATGAGGATAAAACAACTTTTAATTTAAGGCTTAAAAATAGTAAATTAAATAGGGTTGAGCCTTGGTTTATCATCGATGAAAATAAGGAAACTCACGCACTTATTTCCTTGCGTAGTCTTAGTAATTTGCTTGAAACCATTAGGAAACATCAAAGAGAAATTTTTGAGCTTAAGCTTGAAAAGGCGATTTATCAGCAAATGCCTGTGGATTTTAATGATGCTTGGGCTGTAGCGATGGATACCATTGAGAAAACTTCACAAAGAACGGGCGTAGCGGAGATTAATATGGACTTAGATAGATTAATGGACGAGTTGAAAAGGAAATACCCAAATTTGTTTATCGATATGAATATGATGATGGAGAGTTTGCAAAATGAAAGATTATAA
- the argF gene encoding ornithine carbamoyltransferase, whose protein sequence is MRHFLSLKDFSKEEILALVSHAAALKKNPQKLLVDKTLAMIFEKNSTRTRMAFELAITQLGGKALFLSANDLQLSRGEPIKDTARVIGGMVDFVMLRVNRHESLEEFAKYSKAPVINALSDLYHPTQILGDLLTMQEFQKEGKIAFVGDSNNMCHSWLIAASILGFEISIALPKNYHIRPEILEFAKKSAEKSGAKITLTNDKFEAIKDKEVVITDTWISMGEEGQKEQKLKDFEGFIIDKEAMSVAKKDAILLHCLPAYRGYEVSEELFEAHSEVIFEEARNRLFVVKALLCFLEREKR, encoded by the coding sequence GTGAGGCATTTTTTAAGCTTAAAAGATTTTAGTAAAGAAGAAATTCTAGCTCTTGTAAGCCACGCTGCGGCTCTTAAGAAAAATCCCCAAAAGCTTTTAGTGGATAAAACTTTAGCGATGATTTTTGAAAAAAATTCCACACGCACGAGAATGGCTTTTGAGTTAGCCATAACACAACTTGGTGGCAAGGCTTTATTTTTGAGTGCAAATGACTTGCAGCTTAGCAGAGGAGAGCCTATTAAAGATACGGCGAGGGTGATTGGGGGGATGGTTGATTTTGTAATGCTTAGGGTCAATCGCCACGAAAGCTTGGAGGAATTTGCAAAATACTCAAAAGCCCCTGTGATAAATGCTTTAAGCGATTTGTATCATCCAACGCAAATTTTGGGCGATTTACTCACAATGCAAGAATTCCAAAAAGAGGGTAAAATAGCCTTTGTGGGTGATAGTAATAATATGTGTCATTCTTGGCTTATCGCCGCTTCGATACTTGGATTTGAAATTAGCATAGCTTTGCCCAAGAATTATCATATCCGCCCTGAAATTTTAGAATTTGCTAAAAAAAGTGCAGAAAAAAGCGGAGCAAAAATCACGCTTACAAATGATAAATTCGAAGCGATAAAAGATAAAGAAGTGGTGATTACAGATACTTGGATTTCTATGGGTGAAGAGGGACAAAAGGAACAAAAGCTTAAGGATTTTGAGGGCTTTATCATCGATAAAGAGGCGATGAGTGTGGCTAAAAAAGATGCGATATTGCTTCACTGCTTACCTGCTTATAGGGGTTATGAGGTGAGTGAAGAGCTTTTTGAGGCACATAGTGAGGTGATTTTTGAAGAAGCGAGAAACCGCCTTTTTGTTGTTAAGGCATTGTTGTGTTTTTTAGAAAGGGAGAAAAGATGA
- the hemB gene encoding porphobilinogen synthase — translation MFKRFRRLRMNENLRLMLRENSLKTQDLIYPLFVVEGSGVKAEISSMNGVFQMSLDMILKECEELVGLGIKAIILFGVIEEGKKDSCGSEALDENSLIARTIRAIKKDYPQLFIISDLCFCEYTDHGHCGIIEPKSKSVDNDATLEISAKQALIHAKAGVDMIAPSGMMDGIIATLREALDKAGYENLPLMSYSTKFASSYYGPFREVANSAPSYGDRKSYQMDFHNGKEALMESLEDEVQGADILMVKPALAYLDVVKEIAQNSNLPLCVYNVSGEYAMFQAAKKAGVIDYEKMLMETMIAFKRAGAKLIITYHAKELAEILRKES, via the coding sequence ATGTTTAAAAGATTTAGAAGATTAAGAATGAATGAAAATTTAAGGCTAATGTTAAGGGAAAATTCCTTAAAAACTCAGGATTTAATTTACCCTCTTTTTGTCGTTGAGGGGAGTGGGGTAAAAGCGGAAATTTCCTCGATGAACGGCGTTTTTCAAATGAGCTTAGATATGATTTTAAAAGAGTGTGAAGAGCTTGTAGGACTTGGCATAAAAGCCATTATTCTTTTTGGCGTGATAGAAGAGGGGAAAAAGGATAGCTGTGGGAGTGAAGCGCTTGATGAAAATAGCCTTATCGCAAGGACTATAAGGGCTATTAAAAAGGATTATCCGCAACTTTTCATCATTAGTGATTTGTGTTTTTGTGAATACACCGACCACGGACATTGTGGCATTATAGAGCCAAAAAGTAAAAGCGTGGATAATGACGCGACTTTAGAAATTTCAGCCAAACAAGCCCTAATCCACGCTAAAGCAGGGGTGGATATGATAGCGCCAAGTGGAATGATGGACGGCATTATCGCAACCTTGCGTGAGGCTTTAGATAAGGCAGGATATGAAAATTTACCACTTATGAGCTACTCGACCAAATTTGCGTCAAGTTACTATGGTCCTTTTAGAGAAGTGGCAAATTCCGCTCCAAGTTATGGAGATAGAAAAAGTTATCAAATGGACTTTCACAATGGTAAAGAGGCTCTAATGGAAAGCCTAGAAGATGAGGTGCAGGGGGCGGATATTTTAATGGTAAAACCTGCCCTTGCATATTTAGATGTAGTCAAAGAAATCGCACAAAATTCAAATTTACCGCTTTGCGTTTATAATGTAAGTGGAGAATATGCGATGTTTCAAGCTGCAAAAAAGGCAGGTGTAATAGATTATGAAAAAATGCTAATGGAAACAATGATAGCTTTTAAAAGGGCGGGAGCAAAGCTTATCATCACTTATCACGCTAAAGAACTTGCAGAAATTTTAAGGAAAGAATCGTGA